In Streptomyces sp. P3, one DNA window encodes the following:
- a CDS encoding chorismate-binding protein, which yields MLDLPPLARFGGRLATGLLDVTSDPAALEGTGFWAVCADFEGRLVCARFAEVREEPVPAPVPGAWRGPAAGDWTSSLDRAAYTAGVRRIREHIAAGEVYQANLCRVLTAPVASGADVDALTALLARGNPAPYAGTIRLPAHGVEAATASPELFLRRTGRIVESGPIKGTGRTEADLLTKDYAENVMIVDLVRNDLGRVCATGTVTVPDLCAVEKHPGLVHLVSTVRGELRADSGWPELLDGAFPPGSVTGAPKASALGIIDALETAPRGPYCGGIGWVDADRGTGELAVGIRTFWIDRAADGAAVLRFGTGAGITWGSDPEAEWEETELKASRLLAVASGAYEVTGACEAEGEGLT from the coding sequence GTGCTCGACCTCCCTCCTCTCGCCCGTTTCGGCGGCCGCCTCGCCACCGGCCTCCTCGATGTGACCAGCGATCCCGCCGCGCTCGAGGGCACCGGGTTCTGGGCCGTCTGCGCGGACTTCGAGGGCCGGCTGGTCTGCGCCCGCTTCGCCGAGGTGCGCGAGGAGCCGGTGCCCGCCCCCGTGCCGGGGGCCTGGCGGGGGCCCGCGGCCGGTGACTGGACGTCCTCCCTCGACCGCGCCGCGTACACGGCGGGCGTGCGCCGGATCCGCGAGCACATCGCGGCCGGCGAGGTGTACCAGGCCAACCTGTGCCGTGTGCTGACCGCGCCCGTGGCGTCCGGCGCCGACGTGGACGCGTTGACCGCCCTGCTGGCCCGGGGCAACCCCGCACCGTACGCAGGAACGATTCGCCTGCCCGCGCACGGCGTGGAGGCGGCCACCGCGTCACCCGAGCTCTTCCTTCGTCGCACCGGCCGGATCGTCGAGTCCGGACCCATCAAGGGCACCGGCCGCACCGAGGCGGACCTCCTCACCAAGGACTACGCCGAGAACGTGATGATCGTGGACCTCGTCCGCAACGATCTGGGACGGGTCTGCGCCACCGGCACCGTGACGGTGCCCGACCTGTGCGCAGTCGAGAAGCATCCCGGTCTGGTCCATCTGGTCTCCACGGTCCGCGGCGAGCTGCGCGCGGACTCCGGCTGGCCCGAGCTGCTGGACGGCGCCTTCCCGCCGGGCTCGGTCACCGGCGCCCCCAAGGCCAGCGCGCTAGGGATCATCGACGCGCTGGAGACGGCGCCGCGCGGCCCGTACTGCGGGGGCATCGGCTGGGTCGACGCCGACCGGGGCACGGGCGAGCTGGCCGTCGGCATCCGCACCTTCTGGATCGACCGGGCCGCCGACGGCGCGGCCGTGCTGCGCTTCGGCACCGGCGCGGGCATCACCTGGGGCTCCGACCCGGAAGCCGAGTGGGAGGAGACCGAGCTGAAGGCATCCCGGCTCCTCGCGGTAGCGTCGGGTGCGTACGAGGTCACGGGAGCGTGCGAGGCCGAGGGAGAGGGACTGACGTGA
- a CDS encoding aminotransferase class IV yields the protein MKIWLDGGLQDGESARVSVFDHGLTVGDGVFETVKAMHGETFALTRHLDRLTRSARGLGLPDPDQDEIRRACAAVLGADPMPLGRLRITYTGGHGPLGSDRGDRGPTLVVALGGTARRADSTAVVTVPWTRNERGALTGLKTTSYAENVVALARAHEQGATEALFGNTAGRLCEGTGSNVFVVLDGEIHTPPVASGCLAGITRELTVEWTGAKETDLPLDVLERADEVFLTSTLRDVQAVHRVDDRELPGAPGPVTAKAMRIFAERAADDLDP from the coding sequence GTGAAGATCTGGCTCGACGGCGGGCTGCAGGACGGCGAGAGCGCCCGTGTCTCCGTCTTCGACCACGGACTGACCGTGGGCGACGGCGTCTTCGAGACGGTGAAGGCGATGCACGGGGAGACCTTCGCGCTCACCCGGCACCTCGACCGGCTGACCCGCTCCGCACGCGGCCTGGGCCTGCCCGACCCGGACCAGGACGAGATCCGCCGCGCCTGTGCCGCCGTCCTCGGGGCCGACCCGATGCCGCTCGGCAGGCTGCGCATCACCTACACCGGCGGCCACGGCCCCCTGGGCTCCGACCGCGGCGACCGGGGCCCCACCCTCGTCGTCGCGCTCGGCGGGACGGCCCGGCGCGCCGACTCCACGGCCGTCGTCACCGTCCCGTGGACCCGTAACGAACGCGGCGCGCTCACCGGCCTCAAGACGACCTCGTACGCCGAGAACGTCGTCGCGCTGGCCCGTGCCCACGAGCAGGGTGCCACCGAGGCCCTGTTCGGCAACACGGCCGGGCGGCTCTGCGAAGGCACCGGCTCCAATGTGTTCGTCGTCCTCGACGGCGAGATCCACACCCCGCCGGTGGCCTCCGGCTGCCTCGCGGGGATCACGCGCGAGCTGACCGTCGAGTGGACCGGTGCCAAGGAGACCGACCTGCCGCTGGACGTGCTGGAGCGGGCCGACGAGGTCTTCCTCACCTCCACGCTGCGCGACGTCCAGGCCGTCCACCGGGTCGACGACCGCGAACTGCCGGGCGCGCCCGGGCCGGTGACCGCCAAGGCCATGCGGATCTTCGCCGAGCGCGCGGCGGACGACCTCGATCCGTGA
- a CDS encoding GNAT family N-acetyltransferase, which produces MTTTLRPTEPLQRAADGALSRHYQVCVNSRPVGAVHLSTSLSFGPRVAVIAGLRIEEPDRGRGRGTVAALAAEEVARGWGCRRIDVRVPAAASAALRLATALGYVHRNRGMEKPLGPTPARLPEGSRGRPMTDDEYEAWQRHAVADYAQDWLERGVPEDEAWAKARRDHEQELPQGRATPDMRFSVLEHEGVPVGRLWLAIVGDKAFVFDVEADQPFRGRGHGRSLMLLAETQAVEAGRQVLGLNVFAGNTPAERLYESLGYAPVAYSMYKALI; this is translated from the coding sequence ATGACCACGACCCTGCGGCCGACCGAGCCGCTCCAGCGCGCTGCCGACGGGGCGCTGTCGCGCCACTACCAGGTGTGCGTGAACAGCCGTCCCGTCGGAGCGGTCCATCTCTCGACGTCCCTTTCCTTCGGACCCCGCGTCGCAGTGATCGCCGGTCTGCGCATCGAGGAGCCGGACCGCGGGCGCGGCCGGGGCACGGTGGCCGCGCTGGCCGCCGAGGAGGTGGCCCGCGGCTGGGGCTGCAGACGAATCGACGTCCGGGTGCCGGCGGCCGCGTCGGCCGCGCTGCGGCTCGCGACCGCGCTCGGCTATGTCCACCGCAACCGCGGCATGGAGAAACCGCTCGGCCCCACGCCCGCCCGGCTGCCCGAGGGCAGCCGGGGCCGGCCGATGACGGACGACGAGTACGAGGCCTGGCAGCGGCACGCCGTGGCGGACTACGCGCAGGACTGGCTGGAGCGCGGGGTGCCGGAGGACGAGGCCTGGGCCAAGGCACGGCGCGACCACGAACAGGAGCTGCCCCAGGGCCGCGCGACGCCGGACATGCGGTTCAGCGTGCTGGAGCACGAAGGCGTCCCGGTGGGCAGGCTCTGGCTGGCGATCGTCGGTGACAAGGCATTCGTCTTCGACGTCGAGGCCGACCAGCCCTTCCGCGGGCGGGGCCACGGCCGTTCCCTGATGCTGCTGGCCGAGACGCAGGCGGTCGAAGCCGGCAGGCAAGTCCTCGGCCTCAACGTCTTCGCCGGCAACACCCCGGCGGAACGGCTGTACGAGTCGCTGGGATACGCGCCGGTGGCCTACTCGATGTACAAGGCCCTGATCTGA
- a CDS encoding DsbA family protein, with amino-acid sequence MSDSSPAHSSPASPAASSPADARPPVVLDVWCELQCPDCRGALGDLHALRERYGDRLELRLRHFPLEKHRHAFAAAQAAEEALEQGRGWPYVEAVLARVEELNRRGEPLLVEIAAELGLDSEEFDTALIDGRHMLIVDADQAEGKAIGVTGTPTYVIGGERLDGGRSQDGLRGRIEEIADRLLAEQA; translated from the coding sequence ATGAGCGACTCGTCCCCGGCACACTCCTCCCCGGCCTCCCCGGCCGCCTCCTCCCCGGCCGACGCCCGGCCGCCCGTCGTCCTCGACGTCTGGTGCGAGCTGCAGTGCCCCGACTGCCGTGGCGCGCTCGGCGACCTGCACGCCCTGCGCGAGCGCTACGGCGATCGCCTGGAACTGCGGTTGCGGCACTTCCCGCTGGAGAAGCACCGGCACGCCTTCGCCGCCGCGCAGGCCGCCGAGGAGGCTCTGGAGCAGGGCCGGGGCTGGCCGTACGTCGAGGCCGTGCTGGCCCGGGTCGAGGAGCTGAACCGTAGGGGCGAACCCCTCCTGGTCGAGATCGCGGCTGAACTCGGTCTGGACTCGGAGGAGTTCGACACCGCTCTGATCGACGGCCGGCACATGCTGATCGTGGACGCCGACCAGGCCGAGGGCAAGGCGATCGGCGTCACCGGAACCCCGACCTACGTCATCGGCGGCGAGCGTCTCGACGGCGGCCGGAGCCAGGACGGGCTGCGCGGACGCATCGAGGAGATCGCCGACCGGTTGCTGGCCGAGCAGGCGTGA
- a CDS encoding CGNR zinc finger domain-containing protein, translating to MLITHDTRCALDAVVDLVNSAPEDETTPDGLPDVAALGVFVRKHEISDIGRLSEFDLSAVRKVRGRFAGVFAARDPRTAAHLINELVAAAGTTPRLTDHDGYDWHVHYFAPGASVADHLAADCGMALAFFVVAGEQERLRRCEAPDCRRAFVDLSRNRSRRYCDSRTCGNRLHVAAYRARRKEAAG from the coding sequence GTGCTGATCACCCACGACACCCGGTGCGCACTCGACGCCGTGGTGGATCTGGTGAACTCCGCGCCGGAGGACGAGACGACTCCGGACGGACTGCCGGATGTCGCCGCCCTCGGAGTTTTCGTACGAAAGCACGAAATCAGCGACATCGGCAGGCTCTCCGAGTTCGATCTGTCCGCCGTGCGCAAGGTCCGTGGACGGTTCGCCGGGGTTTTCGCGGCGCGGGACCCGCGTACGGCCGCCCATCTGATCAACGAGCTGGTCGCCGCCGCGGGCACCACCCCGCGCCTCACCGACCACGACGGCTACGACTGGCACGTCCACTACTTCGCCCCCGGCGCCTCGGTCGCCGACCACCTGGCCGCCGACTGCGGGATGGCACTGGCGTTCTTCGTGGTGGCCGGTGAGCAGGAGCGACTGCGGCGCTGCGAGGCACCGGACTGCCGGCGCGCCTTCGTCGACCTCTCCCGCAACCGGTCCCGCCGGTACTGCGACAGCCGCACCTGCGGCAACCGGCTGCACGTGGCCGCCTACCGGGCGCGTCGCAAGGAGGCGGCGGGCTGA
- a CDS encoding SsgA family sporulation/cell division regulator produces MNTTVSCELHLRLVVSSESSLPVPAGLRYDTADPYAVHATFHTGAEETVEWVFARDLLAEGLHRPTGTGDVRVWPSRSHGQGVVCIALSSPEGEALLEAPARALESFLKRTDAAVPPGTEHRHFDLDQELSHILAES; encoded by the coding sequence ATGAACACCACGGTCAGCTGCGAGCTGCACCTGCGCCTCGTTGTGTCGAGCGAGTCCTCCCTGCCTGTCCCCGCAGGCCTGCGGTACGACACGGCCGACCCCTACGCCGTGCACGCCACCTTCCACACCGGAGCCGAGGAAACCGTCGAGTGGGTGTTCGCCCGCGACCTCCTCGCCGAGGGCCTGCACCGGCCCACGGGCACCGGCGACGTCCGCGTCTGGCCGTCGCGCAGTCACGGTCAGGGCGTCGTCTGCATCGCTCTGAGCTCCCCTGAGGGCGAGGCCCTGCTCGAGGCCCCGGCGCGGGCTCTGGAGTCCTTCCTGAAGCGAACGGACGCAGCCGTACCTCCGGGTACGGAACACCGGCATTTCGATCTCGACCAAGAGCTCTCGCACATCCTGGCGGAGAGCTAG
- a CDS encoding TIGR02611 family protein, whose amino-acid sequence MNTGSDEPGEAFVAADDSVPEGTANDRHGQGLGSRAPEFVKARRMLHLSWQVGVFVIGLAVVGAGIVMLPLPGPGWVVIFGGMAIWATEFVWAQLVLRWTKRKVTEAAQRALDPRVRRRNIILTSVGLVIIGALVGFYLWKFGLTMPWKIKDQ is encoded by the coding sequence ATGAACACGGGGAGTGACGAGCCGGGTGAGGCCTTCGTGGCCGCGGACGACTCGGTGCCGGAGGGCACGGCGAACGACCGGCACGGGCAGGGGCTCGGCTCCCGGGCGCCGGAATTCGTCAAGGCGCGCCGCATGCTGCACCTCAGCTGGCAGGTCGGCGTCTTCGTCATCGGCCTGGCCGTGGTCGGCGCCGGCATCGTCATGCTTCCGCTGCCCGGACCTGGCTGGGTCGTGATCTTCGGTGGCATGGCGATCTGGGCGACCGAGTTCGTCTGGGCCCAGCTGGTTCTGCGCTGGACCAAACGCAAGGTCACCGAGGCGGCACAGCGCGCTCTCGATCCGAGGGTCCGGCGCCGCAACATCATCCTGACGTCGGTCGGTCTGGTGATCATCGGCGCGCTGGTGGGCTTCTATCTGTGGAAGTTCGGTCTGACCATGCCCTGGAAGATCAAGGATCAGTGA
- a CDS encoding ABC transporter substrate-binding protein → MGTSRNVERRTILKAAGATAATLGLAATTGCGGDSGTSADGTVTIRYAWWGGEPRTIAIKKAIALFEKKYPKIKIKPEFTDYEAFWEKFQTQASGGNPPDVFQNAVGFLRKYDKRGVLMDLKAQADAGNLNLKNFRNGVLANGQVDGKQIGIPVGANTMALVIDQKAFKKAGVEAKFGWTWNEYFAALQTIQDKSKIAGDTGYFAIMYLYDLYLRQNGKAFFTDSALGFTEADLTQWWEDGYKRVKSGLVADPKKIEQAKPKSGLSAGLAASEFTWDNFSIRYQGEGDSDYGLAPIPTTDGKNTGQYLGSLMLSAFSGTKHPKEVAQFIDFMVHDPEVGKIMGYDRGILATTEQYDAFKPTDPNNKGVAAYEDEVAKAGILGKITPHPSGADVIEAAFLRIGGEVAQGKTKPADAAKALFSEAKAAFAG, encoded by the coding sequence GTGGGAACCAGCAGGAATGTTGAGAGGCGAACCATCCTGAAGGCGGCCGGAGCCACGGCGGCCACGCTCGGGCTGGCCGCGACGACGGGGTGCGGGGGAGACAGCGGCACCTCGGCGGACGGGACGGTGACGATCCGTTACGCGTGGTGGGGCGGCGAGCCGCGCACCATCGCCATCAAGAAGGCGATCGCGCTCTTCGAGAAGAAGTACCCGAAGATCAAGATCAAGCCCGAATTCACCGACTACGAGGCGTTCTGGGAGAAGTTCCAGACCCAGGCTTCCGGCGGGAATCCGCCGGACGTTTTCCAGAATGCGGTCGGATTCCTGCGTAAGTACGACAAGCGCGGCGTTCTGATGGACCTCAAGGCGCAGGCGGACGCGGGGAACCTGAACCTGAAGAACTTCCGCAACGGCGTCCTGGCGAACGGTCAGGTCGACGGCAAGCAGATCGGCATACCCGTCGGCGCCAACACCATGGCGCTCGTGATCGACCAGAAGGCTTTCAAGAAGGCCGGCGTCGAGGCGAAGTTCGGCTGGACCTGGAACGAGTACTTCGCCGCGCTGCAGACGATTCAGGACAAGTCGAAGATCGCCGGTGACACCGGTTACTTCGCCATCATGTACCTCTACGACCTTTACCTGCGGCAGAACGGCAAGGCCTTCTTCACCGACAGCGCCCTCGGGTTCACCGAGGCCGACCTGACCCAGTGGTGGGAGGACGGCTACAAGAGGGTGAAGTCCGGTCTCGTCGCCGATCCCAAGAAGATCGAGCAGGCCAAGCCCAAGTCCGGTCTCTCGGCGGGCCTCGCCGCCTCCGAATTCACCTGGGACAACTTCTCGATCCGCTATCAGGGCGAGGGCGATTCCGACTACGGGCTCGCGCCGATCCCCACCACGGACGGCAAGAACACCGGCCAGTACCTCGGTTCGCTGATGCTGAGCGCCTTCTCCGGGACCAAGCACCCGAAGGAAGTCGCCCAGTTCATCGACTTCATGGTCCACGATCCCGAGGTCGGCAAGATCATGGGCTATGACCGCGGCATCCTCGCCACCACCGAGCAGTACGACGCCTTCAAGCCGACCGACCCCAACAACAAGGGCGTCGCGGCCTACGAGGACGAGGTCGCCAAGGCGGGAATCCTCGGCAAGATCACCCCGCACCCGTCCGGCGCGGACGTCATCGAGGCGGCCTTCCTGCGCATCGGCGGTGAGGTCGCCCAGGGCAAGACCAAGCCGGCCGACGCGGCGAAGGCGCTGTTCAGCGAGGCCAAGGCCGCGTTCGCGGGCTGA
- a CDS encoding carbohydrate ABC transporter permease, with the protein MTLVKEAPVRPAKKRSAAPAAGRRGRRRENLAGYLFMSPWIAGFLLLTAGPMIASLYYAFTSYNLFTPPKWVGLDNFTTMFQDPRWQKSVEVTLKYVVVATPLKLLLALGVALLLAQKRRGQALYRAAFYMPSLIGASVSVGFVWRALFSDDAVVDRTQKVFGVDVGGWIGNPDYVLYSLVALSIWQFGAPMVIFLAGLKQVPQELYEAAEMDGAGPLRRFWNITLPMISPVLFFNVLLESIHAFQVFGSAYVVSDTRCGPADATLVYTCYLYQKGFKEAQMGFASAMAWTLVVAVALVTAVLFWSQKKWVHYEEAAK; encoded by the coding sequence ATGACGCTCGTCAAGGAAGCGCCCGTGCGCCCGGCGAAGAAGCGGTCCGCCGCTCCCGCCGCCGGGCGGCGTGGGCGGCGCCGCGAGAACCTCGCCGGCTATCTCTTCATGTCGCCGTGGATCGCGGGGTTCCTGCTGCTCACGGCGGGGCCGATGATCGCGTCGCTCTACTACGCGTTCACCAGCTACAACCTGTTCACGCCGCCGAAGTGGGTGGGTCTGGACAACTTCACGACGATGTTCCAGGACCCGCGCTGGCAGAAGTCGGTCGAGGTCACACTCAAGTACGTCGTCGTGGCGACACCCCTGAAGCTGCTCCTCGCCCTCGGCGTCGCGCTGCTGCTCGCGCAGAAGCGGCGGGGACAGGCCCTGTACCGGGCCGCGTTCTACATGCCGTCGCTCATCGGCGCGAGCGTCTCCGTGGGCTTCGTGTGGCGGGCGCTGTTCTCCGACGACGCCGTGGTGGACCGTACCCAGAAGGTCTTCGGGGTCGACGTCGGCGGCTGGATCGGCAACCCGGACTACGTCCTGTACTCCCTGGTTGCGTTGAGCATCTGGCAGTTCGGCGCGCCCATGGTCATCTTCCTCGCGGGGCTCAAGCAGGTGCCGCAGGAACTGTACGAGGCCGCCGAGATGGACGGGGCCGGCCCTCTGCGGCGCTTCTGGAACATCACCCTGCCGATGATTTCCCCGGTGCTGTTCTTCAACGTGCTGCTGGAGTCCATCCACGCGTTCCAGGTGTTCGGCTCGGCGTACGTGGTCTCCGACACCCGGTGCGGACCGGCCGACGCGACCCTCGTCTACACCTGTTACCTGTACCAGAAGGGCTTCAAGGAGGCACAGATGGGCTTCGCCTCCGCGATGGCCTGGACGCTGGTGGTGGCGGTGGCGCTCGTCACGGCGGTCCTGTTCTGGTCGCAGAAGAAGTGGGTGCACTACGAGGAGGCCGCCAAGTGA
- a CDS encoding carbohydrate ABC transporter permease, translating to MTSATSPVVRSASERRRAGSLAWHVGALLVLAVVLYPVVWVLGASFKPSKDIIASLDLLPAKPVWANFSGLADGISGISVGSFFTNSLLYAVLAVVGVVLSSSLTAYAFAKIRFAGRNLLFTLMIGTLLLPYHVLLIPQYVLFRNLGYIDTLVPLVAGKFLATEAFFVFLMVQFMRGLPRELDEAAKLDGCGHLRTYWSIVLPLSRPALITSAIFTFINAWNDFMGPLIYLNTPSKYTVSLGLMMFRDQEGISNYGSMIAMSLVALVPVIAFFMAFQRYLIDGMATSGLKG from the coding sequence GTGACCAGTGCCACCAGTCCCGTCGTGCGCAGCGCGAGTGAGCGGCGGCGCGCCGGCTCCCTCGCCTGGCACGTGGGCGCCCTGCTCGTCCTCGCGGTCGTCCTCTACCCGGTGGTGTGGGTGCTGGGCGCCTCGTTCAAGCCGAGCAAGGACATCATCGCCAGCCTCGACCTGCTGCCTGCCAAGCCGGTCTGGGCCAACTTCTCCGGGCTCGCCGACGGCATCTCCGGCATCTCCGTCGGCAGCTTCTTCACCAACTCGCTGCTGTACGCGGTCCTGGCCGTGGTCGGCGTGGTGCTGTCCAGCTCGCTGACGGCGTACGCCTTCGCCAAGATCCGGTTCGCCGGCCGGAACCTGCTGTTCACGCTGATGATCGGCACTCTGCTGCTGCCGTACCACGTGCTGCTCATCCCGCAGTACGTGCTGTTCCGCAACCTCGGCTACATCGACACGCTCGTGCCGCTCGTCGCGGGCAAGTTCCTGGCCACGGAGGCGTTCTTCGTCTTCCTGATGGTGCAGTTCATGCGCGGGCTGCCGCGGGAGCTGGACGAGGCCGCCAAGCTCGACGGCTGCGGGCACCTGAGGACCTACTGGTCCATCGTGCTGCCGCTGAGCCGCCCCGCCCTCATCACCAGCGCCATCTTCACCTTCATCAACGCGTGGAACGACTTCATGGGGCCGTTGATCTACCTCAACACCCCCTCCAAGTACACCGTTTCACTGGGTCTGATGATGTTCCGCGACCAGGAGGGCATCTCCAACTACGGCAGCATGATCGCGATGTCGCTGGTGGCGCTGGTGCCGGTCATCGCCTTCTTCATGGCCTTCCAGCGCTATCTCATCGACGGAATGGCGACCTCCGGACTGAAGGGCTGA
- a CDS encoding Tat pathway signal sequence domain protein encodes MSPIPRRSLLKAAAVAGAAAQFSWALGAKDAEAAPRAAAADTDPVTLDWLEDGGLGAAPGSTLGVPWPMGAYREDQTFALTDAAGKDVPVQSWPIAYWPDGSLKWTAHAVSSGSGKLTLAAGAPAAPTQKVTVDKHGGTIDVSTGVITAKIGTSGATLIKSVTRGSTEIARNGRLVLIRQPEIEDEDQGTVKTERFDGAVDGVTVEQSGPVRAVVRIDGKHRKGSRSWLPFSIRLYFYAGADSFRMVHTITYDGKQEPGKASGDFIRGLGVRFTVPMRDESYDRHVRIGGEGTGLLREAVKGITGLRRDPGAAVQAAQYAGRKLPDPATWDQRVTTRLQYIPEWGDYTLSQLSADGFTLRKRTKKGHGWIGAGGGRRASGFGYVGGVSGGFSFGLRDFWEKHPAQLDIRDAHTDAAEVTLWLWSPEAQPMDLRFYHDGMGQDTFPEQLEGLNITYEDYEPGFGTPYGIARTSELLFWANESTPTPEKLAEQVEAVRVLPQLAAPPRQLIKAKVFGPGLYSEPDRSTPAKAKIEDHLDFLFTYYKGQVEQRRWYGFWDYGDIMHTYDTVRHQWRYDIGGYAWDNSELSPDLWLWLAYLRSGRADIFRFAEAMTRHTGEVDVYHLGKWAGLGTRHGVQHYADSAKQQRIANTTYRRYYYFLTADERVGDLMHANVDSDETFLALDPLRKIRTEPYTPDRHALSIGFGTDWSGLVSAWLTEWERKGPKWQKAKARVLSTMETIAAQPNGFVQGSGLYDLDTGRFAVADKPKVEVSHLSAVFGLNELCAELIHLVDMPKFNEAYFDYCRYFNATKAEQAARYGSNFGTLLLFQGHSRLDAYAAVQTGDAALAKRAWTKFYGSDGYTESSPWKTEPLSGPATLVAGSEATWVATNDTALYGLAAIENLALLGDKMP; translated from the coding sequence ATGTCCCCCATCCCCCGCAGGTCCCTCCTCAAGGCGGCCGCCGTCGCCGGCGCCGCCGCGCAGTTCAGCTGGGCCCTGGGAGCCAAGGACGCCGAGGCCGCGCCGAGAGCCGCGGCGGCGGACACGGATCCGGTGACCCTGGACTGGCTGGAGGACGGCGGCCTCGGCGCCGCCCCCGGCTCCACCCTCGGCGTGCCCTGGCCCATGGGTGCGTACCGGGAGGACCAGACCTTCGCGCTGACCGACGCCGCGGGCAAGGACGTCCCCGTACAGTCCTGGCCCATCGCCTACTGGCCCGACGGCTCCCTCAAGTGGACCGCGCACGCCGTAAGTTCGGGTTCGGGCAAGCTCACCCTCGCCGCCGGCGCCCCCGCCGCCCCCACGCAGAAGGTCACCGTCGACAAGCACGGCGGCACCATCGACGTGTCGACGGGCGTCATCACGGCGAAGATCGGCACGTCGGGCGCCACCCTCATCAAGTCCGTCACCCGCGGCTCCACGGAGATCGCCCGCAACGGCCGACTGGTGCTGATCCGGCAGCCCGAGATCGAGGACGAGGACCAGGGCACGGTCAAGACCGAGCGCTTCGACGGCGCCGTCGACGGCGTCACCGTCGAGCAGTCGGGGCCGGTCCGCGCTGTCGTCCGCATCGACGGCAAGCACCGCAAGGGCAGCCGCAGCTGGCTGCCGTTCTCCATCCGCCTCTACTTCTACGCGGGCGCCGACTCCTTCCGCATGGTGCACACCATCACCTACGACGGAAAGCAGGAGCCCGGCAAGGCGAGCGGCGACTTCATCAGGGGCCTCGGCGTCCGCTTCACCGTCCCGATGCGCGACGAGTCCTACGACCGGCACGTCCGCATCGGCGGCGAGGGCACCGGTCTGCTGCGCGAGGCGGTCAAGGGCATCACCGGACTGCGGCGCGACCCCGGCGCGGCGGTGCAGGCCGCCCAGTACGCGGGCCGCAAGCTGCCCGACCCCGCCACCTGGGACCAGCGGGTCACCACCCGCCTCCAGTACATCCCCGAGTGGGGTGACTACACGCTCTCCCAGCTGTCCGCCGACGGCTTCACCCTGCGCAAGCGCACCAAGAAGGGCCACGGCTGGATCGGCGCCGGCGGCGGCAGGCGGGCCTCCGGCTTCGGATACGTCGGCGGTGTGAGCGGCGGGTTCTCCTTCGGCCTGCGGGACTTCTGGGAGAAGCACCCCGCCCAGCTCGACATCCGCGACGCGCACACCGACGCCGCCGAGGTCACCCTCTGGCTCTGGTCGCCCGAAGCGCAGCCCATGGACCTGCGCTTTTACCACGACGGCATGGGTCAGGACACCTTCCCCGAACAACTCGAGGGCCTCAATATCACCTACGAGGACTACGAGCCCGGATTCGGCACCCCCTACGGCATCGCCCGCACCTCCGAACTCCTCTTCTGGGCCAACGAGTCGACGCCGACGCCCGAGAAGCTCGCCGAACAGGTCGAGGCCGTCCGGGTGCTGCCGCAGCTCGCGGCCCCGCCCCGGCAGCTCATCAAGGCCAAGGTGTTCGGGCCTGGCCTGTACTCCGAGCCGGACCGCTCGACCCCCGCCAAGGCGAAGATCGAGGACCACCTCGACTTCCTCTTCACCTACTACAAGGGCCAGGTGGAGCAGCGCCGCTGGTACGGCTTCTGGGACTACGGCGACATCATGCACACGTATGACACCGTCCGGCACCAGTGGCGGTACGACATCGGCGGGTACGCCTGGGACAACTCGGAGCTGTCGCCGGACCTCTGGCTGTGGCTCGCGTACCTGCGCAGCGGCCGTGCGGACATCTTCCGCTTCGCCGAGGCGATGACCCGGCACACCGGCGAGGTCGACGTCTACCACCTCGGCAAGTGGGCGGGCCTGGGCACCCGGCACGGCGTCCAGCACTACGCCGACAGCGCCAAGCAGCAGCGCATCGCCAACACCACCTACCGCCGCTACTACTACTTCCTGACGGCGGACGAGCGCGTCGGCGACCTGATGCACGCCAACGTCGACTCCGACGAGACGTTCCTCGCCCTCGACCCGCTGCGCAAGATCCGTACCGAGCCCTACACACCGGACCGGCACGCCCTGTCCATCGGTTTCGGCACCGACTGGAGCGGTCTGGTGTCGGCCTGGCTGACCGAGTGGGAGCGCAAGGGCCCCAAGTGGCAGAAGGCCAAGGCACGCGTGCTGTCGACCATGGAGACGATCGCCGCGCAGCCCAACGGGTTCGTCCAGGGCAGCGGCCTGTACGACCTGGACACCGGCAGGTTCGCCGTCGCCGACAAGCCCAAGGTCGAGGTGTCCCACCTGTCGGCCGTGTTCGGCCTGAACGAGCTGTGCGCCGAGCTGATCCACCTGGTCGACATGCCGAAGTTCAACGAGGCCTACTTCGACTACTGCCGTTACTTCAACGCCACCAAGGCGGAACAGGCGGCACGCTACGGCTCCAACTTCGGCACCCTGCTGCTCTTCCAGGGACACTCACGTCTCGACGCCTACGCCGCCGTCCAGACCGGGGACGCGGCGCTCGCCAAGCGGGCGTGGACGAAGTTCTACGGCTCCGACGGCTACACCGAGTCCTCGCCGTGGAAGACGGAGCCGCTCAGCGGGCCCGCCACCCTCGTCGCGGGCAGCGAGGCCACCTGGGTCGCCACGAACGACACCGCGCTCTACGGCCTCGCCGCCATCGAGAACCTGGCACTGCTCGGCGACAAGATGCCCTGA